In one window of Paraflavitalea soli DNA:
- a CDS encoding SusC/RagA family TonB-linked outer membrane protein, which translates to MNRIIALWAIIIVLPASLAAQTRIVQGTVLDRSNNLPLPGVTIQAGSAAGSSTTDAKGSFTIGITGKAILTFSYVGYATLQIAADSIQDGEGVLVKLTPSDNALDAVVVTALGVSKQKKSLGYATQELKAKDISEAKEANIVNALAGKVAGVRITNTQGDMGSSRIVIRGETSIAGNNQPLFIVDGIPVDNSQLGAGGSRDYRNAIADLNSEDIETISVLKGPNAAALYGSRAAHGVILIKTKTGKSRNGIGVTLNSNTTFSSVNILPDYQNVFGQGAEGKFSYVDGKGGGINDGVDESWGPKLDGRLIPQFYSKGVPVPFVAHPNNVKDYFKTGVLLSNSIALDGAGDKYSYRISYNNEKQWGIVPNSEAGKNNLSFNGSFDVTPKLKVGVGANYIVNDAPNLPGAGGRRATSTMLQFTWFGRQVDINQLRDYKDAAGNTFNWNNSYYSNPFWVAYENTVSQRRNRFIGNLNLSYQIIDGLSFNFRTGSDYYNDKRKSKIAYGTNGTPFGSYQETNYIVTENNTEATLRYNKNISSDFSLDIIAGGNVRTKTYEENDQQAPRLAVANVYTLTNSRDPLISSNYYSKLRTWSSFASAQLGYKNYAFVNVTARNDWSSTLPQQNLSYFYPSVNASVVLSDALDIKSNVLSFLKVRGGWSKVGADADPYQLINTYNFNAPFNGNPQLNTSGVDLNPNLRSESTNSTEVGVEAAFLNSRIRLDLSLYNTNSIDQILKVDVSPTTGYTQKLLNAGKINNKGIEVQLGLTPVKVKDFRWDIDLNYAANKSKLERLDNEGNLQNYVLGSYRNIQVLASVGKAYGTLFGNAYQRDDKGNIVVNNSGIPLASPSKKVLGKYTPDWIGGINNSFSYKQFNLSFLIDASIGGSLFAGTNSTGSYTGVLEMTLPGRDADHGGLYYYYPGNDKSKGTVGLAKGATPPSGEVVYEDGMIFKGVNTAGNANAVIIPASQYYKAARNIEEEFVYSASYVKFRELKFGYTLPLGWIRKLGLTGATVSLVGRNLWIIHKDVPNIDPETAFTNGNAQGLEDLTLPTTRSYGFNINVKF; encoded by the coding sequence ATGAACAGGATCATTGCCTTATGGGCTATTATTATTGTATTGCCGGCATCCCTGGCCGCGCAAACACGCATCGTACAGGGCACTGTATTGGATAGATCCAACAACCTGCCCCTGCCGGGCGTTACCATCCAGGCTGGCAGCGCTGCCGGCAGCAGCACCACCGATGCCAAAGGCAGCTTTACCATCGGCATTACTGGCAAGGCCATCCTCACATTTTCTTATGTGGGCTATGCAACATTGCAAATAGCAGCCGATAGCATACAGGATGGAGAGGGAGTGTTGGTAAAACTGACCCCTTCCGATAATGCACTCGACGCCGTGGTCGTGACCGCCCTGGGTGTTTCCAAACAAAAGAAATCCCTGGGGTATGCCACACAGGAATTGAAAGCAAAGGATATATCCGAAGCCAAAGAAGCCAATATTGTCAATGCACTCGCCGGTAAAGTAGCAGGCGTACGCATCACCAACACACAAGGCGATATGGGTTCATCCCGCATTGTCATCAGGGGCGAAACCTCCATCGCCGGTAACAACCAGCCATTGTTTATCGTAGATGGTATACCCGTCGACAACTCCCAGTTGGGAGCCGGCGGCTCACGCGACTACCGCAATGCCATAGCCGACCTCAACTCCGAAGACATTGAGACCATCAGCGTACTGAAAGGCCCCAATGCCGCAGCCTTGTATGGCTCCCGCGCCGCTCATGGTGTCATCCTCATCAAAACAAAAACAGGTAAGAGCAGAAATGGTATCGGAGTTACCCTCAACTCCAACACTACCTTTTCCAGCGTCAATATATTACCCGATTACCAGAATGTATTTGGCCAGGGCGCTGAAGGCAAGTTCAGTTATGTAGATGGTAAAGGCGGTGGTATCAATGACGGCGTGGATGAAAGCTGGGGCCCCAAACTGGATGGCCGGCTCATTCCCCAATTCTATTCCAAAGGCGTGCCTGTACCCTTTGTGGCCCATCCCAATAATGTAAAAGACTATTTCAAAACAGGCGTATTGCTCAGCAACAGCATCGCTCTCGATGGCGCCGGTGATAAATATAGTTACCGCATCTCTTACAACAACGAAAAACAGTGGGGCATCGTTCCCAACAGCGAAGCAGGTAAGAACAACTTATCCTTCAATGGCTCTTTCGATGTTACTCCCAAATTGAAAGTAGGCGTGGGCGCCAACTATATAGTCAATGATGCCCCCAACCTGCCCGGCGCAGGAGGCCGTCGTGCCACCAGCACCATGCTCCAGTTTACCTGGTTTGGCCGGCAGGTAGATATCAATCAGCTGCGTGATTACAAGGATGCAGCCGGTAATACCTTCAACTGGAACAACAGCTATTACAGCAATCCTTTCTGGGTGGCCTATGAAAATACTGTCAGCCAGCGGCGCAACCGTTTCATCGGCAACCTCAACCTCTCTTACCAGATCATAGATGGCCTGTCCTTCAACTTCAGAACCGGTAGTGATTACTACAATGATAAGCGCAAGTCCAAAATAGCCTACGGTACCAATGGCACCCCATTCGGTTCTTACCAGGAGACCAATTACATCGTTACCGAAAACAATACCGAAGCCACCCTGCGTTACAATAAGAACATCAGCAGTGATTTTAGCCTCGATATCATTGCCGGTGGCAACGTACGTACCAAGACCTATGAAGAGAATGATCAGCAGGCCCCCAGGCTGGCCGTAGCCAATGTGTACACCCTCACCAATTCCCGCGATCCCCTCATCTCTTCCAACTACTATTCCAAACTGCGCACCTGGAGCAGCTTTGCTTCCGCACAGCTGGGTTATAAGAACTATGCATTTGTGAATGTCACCGCACGCAACGACTGGTCTTCTACCTTACCCCAGCAAAACCTGTCCTATTTTTATCCATCCGTCAATGCCAGTGTGGTGCTCTCCGATGCCCTCGATATCAAAAGCAATGTGCTCAGCTTCCTGAAAGTGCGCGGCGGATGGTCCAAAGTGGGCGCCGATGCCGATCCATACCAGTTGATCAATACCTATAATTTCAATGCCCCCTTCAATGGCAATCCCCAGTTGAATACATCGGGCGTTGATCTCAATCCCAACCTCAGATCAGAAAGTACCAATTCTACTGAAGTAGGTGTAGAAGCAGCTTTTCTCAACAGCCGCATAAGATTGGACCTGAGCCTGTACAATACCAATAGCATTGACCAGATACTGAAAGTAGATGTAAGCCCTACCACTGGTTATACACAAAAACTGCTCAATGCCGGTAAGATCAACAACAAGGGTATTGAAGTACAATTGGGATTGACCCCTGTGAAAGTGAAAGATTTCCGGTGGGACATCGACCTCAACTATGCCGCCAATAAAAGTAAACTGGAGCGCCTGGACAATGAAGGCAACCTGCAAAACTATGTGCTCGGTTCCTATAGGAATATCCAGGTACTGGCTTCTGTGGGCAAAGCCTATGGTACCTTGTTTGGCAATGCTTACCAGCGCGATGACAAAGGCAATATTGTGGTCAACAACAGCGGTATTCCCCTGGCCAGCCCTTCCAAAAAAGTATTGGGCAAATATACCCCCGATTGGATAGGAGGTATCAACAACAGTTTCTCTTATAAGCAATTCAACCTTTCCTTCCTCATTGATGCCAGCATTGGCGGTTCCTTGTTTGCAGGTACCAACTCTACCGGCAGCTATACCGGTGTACTGGAAATGACCTTGCCCGGCCGCGATGCTGACCATGGCGGACTGTACTATTATTATCCCGGCAACGACAAGTCCAAAGGTACTGTGGGCCTCGCCAAAGGCGCTACCCCGCCATCAGGCGAAGTCGTGTATGAAGATGGCATGATCTTCAAAGGTGTCAATACAGCTGGTAATGCCAATGCAGTCATTATCCCGGCTTCACAATACTACAAGGCGGCGCGTAACATTGAGGAAGAGTTTGTGTACAGCGCTTCTTATGTAAAGTTCAGGGAACTGAAGTTTGGCTACACCCTGCCGCTGGGCTGGATCAGGAAACTGGGCCTCACCGGCGCTACCGTTAGCCTGGTAGGTCGCAACCTGTGGATCATCCACAAAGATGTTCCCAATATCGATCCCGAAACAGCTTTTACCAATGGCAATGCGCAGGGCCTGGAAGACCTTACCTTGCCCACTACCCGCAGCTATGGCTTCAACATCAATGTTAAATTTTAA